One window from the genome of Dyadobacter sp. CECT 9275 encodes:
- a CDS encoding tyrosine-type recombinase/integrase translates to MIEQFLDFLRFEKRASGHTVKSYQTDLEQFRKYLLLQYESGQPELAQPVMLRSWIVALMEEGMNPISINRKIASLRSFYSFLRKRAIIPKDPSKILSSLKTSKKLPAFVEEKAMGVLFDEIGFSEDFQGLRDQTILELLYGTGIRLAELIGLELKDIDVFGRTIRVFGKRAKERIIPVSPLLCDLLVRYLAQRAPEEDTNCLIITDSGKAAYPVFIQRVVKKYLAAVTTLSQKSPHILRHTYATHLLNHGAELNAIKELLGHANLAATQIYTHNTIEKLKKTHQQAHPKA, encoded by the coding sequence ATGATTGAACAATTTCTAGATTTCCTGCGATTTGAAAAACGAGCCAGCGGACATACGGTAAAGTCGTACCAGACCGATCTGGAACAGTTCAGGAAATATCTGCTTTTGCAGTACGAATCCGGCCAGCCGGAACTTGCGCAGCCAGTTATGCTGCGGTCATGGATAGTAGCGCTGATGGAAGAAGGCATGAATCCCATCTCCATTAACCGGAAAATCGCCTCTTTAAGGTCTTTTTATTCTTTTCTGAGAAAGCGGGCTATCATCCCGAAAGATCCTTCCAAAATACTATCTTCTCTGAAAACCAGTAAAAAGCTGCCTGCTTTTGTAGAAGAAAAAGCAATGGGCGTCCTTTTTGATGAAATAGGGTTTTCGGAGGATTTTCAGGGATTGCGGGATCAAACCATACTTGAGCTTTTGTACGGGACAGGGATCCGCCTCGCGGAGCTGATCGGGCTCGAATTAAAAGATATAGACGTTTTTGGCCGGACCATACGTGTTTTTGGTAAGAGAGCGAAGGAGCGTATCATTCCGGTATCTCCCTTACTTTGTGATTTACTGGTCAGATATCTGGCTCAAAGAGCGCCGGAGGAAGATACCAATTGCCTGATCATCACAGATTCCGGAAAGGCAGCTTACCCTGTTTTCATTCAGCGGGTAGTGAAAAAGTATCTTGCTGCCGTCACGACGTTATCCCAGAAAAGCCCGCATATCCTGCGGCATACCTACGCCACGCATCTGCTTAACCATGGGGCGGAGCTTAATGCAATCAAGGAATTACTGGGGCATGCCAATCTTGCCGCTACTCAGATTTATACCCATAATACCATTGAGAAACTTAAAAAAACGCACCAACAAGCGCACCCAAAAGCCTGA
- the rpsU gene encoding 30S ribosomal protein S21: MLIINIKDNESIDRALKRYKKKFERTGTMRQLRARTAFEKPSVKRRFEVLRAVYKEKTYGHLED; the protein is encoded by the coding sequence ATGCTTATTATTAACATCAAAGACAACGAATCGATCGACCGCGCGTTGAAGCGTTACAAAAAGAAATTTGAAAGAACTGGAACTATGCGTCAGCTTCGTGCGCGTACAGCTTTCGAAAAACCATCTGTAAAGCGTCGTTTCGAAGTTTTGCGTGCGGTATATAAAGAAAAAACTTACGGTCACCTGGAAGACTAG
- a CDS encoding Ppx/GppA phosphatase family protein encodes MDSRWGIIDLGTNTFHLLIVEKQGDHIRNICHESRPARIGMGGITKRVITEDAVERALSVLSFFREKLDEHNVFPTHTFAFGTSAIRNASNKDDFCRTIEDVTNIKITVIDGDQEAGYIYKGVRYGAKLGNDPCLIMDIGGGSVEFIIGNDTAIFWKQSFEIGGQRMLEKFMRNDPLSDSDRKRLYNYFEENLIPLANAVHQYAPVKLVGSSGTFDTLVDLDFQHRTGAWPPAEQTDFNLSLEEFYRSYALILSGNHEERLAIPGMIELRVDMIVVAVCLVDYVLKSYNIPAIQVSTFALKEGVLAHLLGR; translated from the coding sequence ATGGATTCCCGCTGGGGTATTATTGATCTTGGAACAAACACTTTTCACCTGTTGATCGTTGAAAAGCAAGGTGATCATATCCGGAATATTTGCCATGAAAGCCGTCCCGCACGCATCGGAATGGGTGGTATTACTAAAAGGGTCATTACAGAAGACGCCGTTGAACGTGCCTTATCGGTTCTTTCGTTTTTTCGGGAAAAACTGGACGAACACAACGTATTCCCTACCCATACCTTTGCCTTTGGCACCAGCGCCATCAGAAATGCCAGCAATAAGGACGATTTCTGCCGGACCATAGAGGATGTTACCAATATTAAAATAACCGTAATCGATGGCGACCAGGAAGCCGGGTACATTTATAAGGGAGTACGCTACGGCGCAAAACTTGGAAATGACCCCTGCCTGATTATGGACATAGGCGGCGGCAGTGTGGAATTTATCATCGGGAATGATACCGCCATCTTTTGGAAGCAGAGTTTTGAAATTGGAGGTCAGAGGATGCTGGAGAAATTTATGCGTAATGATCCTCTATCGGATTCTGACAGAAAAAGACTCTACAACTATTTTGAAGAAAACCTTATCCCGCTGGCCAATGCCGTTCATCAGTATGCCCCTGTGAAACTGGTTGGTTCGTCCGGCACTTTCGATACCCTGGTGGATCTGGATTTTCAGCACCGTACCGGCGCATGGCCACCCGCGGAACAAACGGATTTCAACTTGTCTCTGGAAGAGTTTTACCGCTCCTATGCTCTGATTCTCAGCGGAAATCATGAGGAGCGCCTGGCCATTCCGGGGATGATAGAATTAAGGGTAGACATGATTGTGGTAGCCGTTTGCCTGGTGGACTATGTACTGAAAAGTTACAACATACCTGCCATTCAGGTTTCTACTTTTGCCCTCAAAGAAGGAGTACTAGCACATTTACTGGGCCGGTAA
- a CDS encoding peptidoglycan DD-metalloendopeptidase family protein, whose translation MSQIIDVLQKYPGFPGVIVNRKPYKKLDFSASNTDLASRNLTATRDFSDYVHKELLGDGTYIGIGGYLENRVIYRNREHFGKQKAARSIHLGVDIWAKAGEPVYTPLKGIVHSYAFNDQYGDYGPTIILRHHLNGVSFYTLYGHLSLDSVDGLYTGKLFGAGEKIAEIGNFPENGDWPPHLHFQVITDIGNYEGDFPGVCSVQDQDYYRSICPDPNLILRIE comes from the coding sequence ATGTCGCAAATTATTGATGTACTCCAAAAATATCCTGGCTTTCCCGGCGTAATTGTAAACCGGAAACCCTACAAAAAGCTGGATTTTTCTGCATCCAATACCGATTTGGCATCCCGTAACCTGACAGCAACCCGGGATTTCTCGGACTATGTACACAAGGAATTACTCGGAGACGGCACCTATATAGGCATTGGCGGGTATCTTGAAAACCGTGTAATTTACCGCAACCGGGAGCATTTCGGAAAACAAAAAGCCGCCAGAAGCATTCATTTGGGCGTAGACATCTGGGCCAAGGCCGGTGAACCGGTATATACACCCTTAAAAGGTATTGTGCACAGTTATGCTTTTAATGATCAGTATGGCGATTATGGCCCTACAATCATCCTGCGGCATCATTTAAATGGCGTCAGTTTCTATACCTTGTACGGACATTTGTCGCTTGATTCCGTAGATGGATTATATACCGGAAAACTTTTTGGCGCGGGAGAAAAAATAGCTGAAATAGGAAACTTTCCCGAAAACGGCGATTGGCCGCCGCATCTTCACTTCCAGGTGATTACAGACATTGGAAATTACGAAGGCGACTTTCCGGGAGTATGCAGCGTTCAGGACCAGGATTACTATCGAAGCATCTGTCCCGATCCGAACCTGATCCTGAGAATTGAATAA
- a CDS encoding MFS transporter, giving the protein MKATGEVSQVSATESANDTVFSILIALSFSHLLNDTLQSLIPSIYPMVKDSFHLSFSQIGLITFTFQVSASLLQPLVGLYTDKKPQPYALAVGMCFTMIGLIALSMANSFYMILWSVGLIGVGSAVFHPEASRVARMASGGRHGMAQSLFQVGGNAGSSLGPLLAALILLPFGRFQIIWFSLVALVAIYILGRVGNWYKANINRVKRKVNTSDTTVKIIPKSRMVISIGILLLLIFSKYIYMASLGSYFTFYLIDKFGVSIQNSQIYLFAFLFSVAAGTFAGGPVGDRIGRKYVIWISILGTAPFALALPYVNLFWTGVLSCLIGLILSSAFSAILVYAQELIPGKVGMIAGLFFGFAFGIAGIGSAILGSLADNTSIEYVFQVCSFLPLIGLLTGFLPNLERKVKTA; this is encoded by the coding sequence ATGAAAGCAACCGGTGAAGTATCTCAGGTTTCAGCAACAGAATCAGCCAACGATACCGTATTTTCTATCCTCATCGCTCTGAGTTTTTCACATTTATTAAACGATACCCTTCAATCCCTGATACCCTCCATTTATCCGATGGTGAAGGATTCGTTCCATCTCAGTTTTTCGCAGATCGGGCTTATAACTTTTACCTTCCAGGTAAGTGCTTCCTTATTACAGCCTTTGGTGGGATTATATACCGACAAAAAGCCTCAGCCTTATGCCCTCGCAGTAGGAATGTGTTTTACCATGATCGGGCTCATTGCACTGTCTATGGCCAATAGTTTTTATATGATTTTATGGTCGGTTGGCCTTATAGGCGTTGGTTCGGCGGTTTTTCATCCGGAGGCTTCCCGAGTGGCGCGCATGGCATCCGGAGGCAGGCATGGCATGGCACAGTCGCTATTTCAGGTGGGTGGAAATGCAGGAAGTTCGCTGGGCCCGTTGCTGGCCGCACTGATCCTGCTACCCTTTGGAAGGTTTCAGATCATCTGGTTTTCCCTTGTGGCACTTGTTGCTATTTATATTCTTGGGCGGGTCGGTAATTGGTACAAGGCTAACATAAACCGCGTGAAGCGGAAAGTAAATACCAGCGATACTACGGTGAAGATCATTCCGAAAAGCCGCATGGTTATTTCTATAGGGATATTGCTTTTGCTCATATTTTCTAAATATATCTATATGGCTAGTCTGGGCAGCTATTTTACGTTTTATCTGATCGATAAATTCGGGGTATCCATCCAGAACTCGCAGATATATTTATTCGCATTTTTATTTTCGGTGGCGGCAGGTACCTTCGCGGGTGGGCCGGTGGGTGACCGTATCGGCAGAAAGTATGTGATCTGGATCTCCATCCTGGGTACTGCTCCGTTTGCGCTCGCGCTTCCGTATGTAAACCTTTTCTGGACAGGAGTCTTGAGCTGCCTCATTGGTCTGATCCTTTCGTCCGCTTTTTCAGCGATCCTCGTTTATGCGCAGGAACTTATTCCTGGAAAAGTAGGTATGATTGCGGGATTATTCTTTGGTTTTGCCTTTGGCATAGCGGGTATTGGCTCCGCCATTTTAGGAAGTCTGGCAGATAATACCAGCATTGAATATGTCTTTCAGGTCTGCTCCTTCCTGCCGCTAATTGGGCTACTCACCGGATTTTTGCCCAATCTGGAAAGAAAAGTGAAAACGGCCTGA
- a CDS encoding FadR/GntR family transcriptional regulator: MIRRLSLADEVASRLRQKILDGEFSVGEKLPTEPELMKLFGVGRSTIREAIRNLSNIKLVRVQQGLGTFVEKSEIPSESLSDRLLRAKGIELNEVRQLIELKIAQNAAINRSEADLAKMKGYLEDRRIMAMANIPDKCIQADISFHLSIAEAAKSDILLDLYKTIASHLQSYFREIYFDTEGFITTQDWHESLWESIHDCDPQKAWEWAAKITGQPVSHLKI; encoded by the coding sequence ATGATCAGAAGATTAAGCCTTGCCGACGAGGTAGCCAGCCGCTTGCGGCAAAAGATATTGGACGGAGAGTTTTCGGTAGGAGAGAAGCTTCCCACAGAACCGGAATTGATGAAACTTTTCGGTGTCGGCAGATCAACGATACGCGAGGCCATACGGAATTTATCGAATATCAAGCTGGTAAGGGTTCAGCAGGGGCTGGGGACTTTTGTGGAAAAAAGTGAAATACCATCGGAATCCCTCTCGGACAGATTATTGCGGGCAAAGGGTATTGAGCTCAATGAGGTGCGCCAGCTTATTGAACTTAAAATTGCCCAGAACGCCGCCATCAACAGATCGGAAGCAGATTTGGCAAAAATGAAAGGGTATCTGGAAGACAGACGAATCATGGCCATGGCGAATATCCCTGACAAATGTATCCAGGCCGATATTTCTTTTCATTTGAGCATTGCAGAAGCCGCCAAAAGTGACATCCTGCTCGATCTGTACAAGACCATAGCCAGTCACCTCCAGAGTTATTTCCGCGAAATTTATTTTGATACCGAAGGTTTCATCACCACACAGGACTGGCATGAGTCTCTTTGGGAAAGTATCCATGACTGTGACCCGCAAAAAGCCTGGGAATGGGCCGCAAAAATTACCGGTCAACCGGTTTCACATTTAAAGATTTAA
- a CDS encoding SDR family NAD(P)-dependent oxidoreductase gives MSRIALITGATSGIGKATAEAFAGAGIDLILCGRRQERLDEVSKGLSSKVKVTTLLFDVRDKGAVMAMVGSLPDEWKNIDILVNNAGNAHGLGTIDEGDTDDWDAMIDGNVKGLLYVSKAVIPLMLEIGKGHIVNISSIAGKQTYVNGAVYCASKAAVEVLSEGMRLELTQHGIKVTNVAPGAVETEFSLVRFKGDEDRAEKVYQGFEPLKPEDIADAILYAINAPARVTVADITLLAGAQSAATTIYRK, from the coding sequence ATGTCAAGAATAGCATTAATAACCGGAGCAACTTCCGGAATTGGGAAGGCAACCGCTGAGGCATTTGCCGGCGCTGGGATTGATCTCATACTTTGCGGTCGCCGCCAGGAAAGGCTCGACGAGGTATCAAAAGGGTTGTCTTCGAAAGTGAAGGTTACCACGCTTTTATTCGATGTACGGGACAAAGGGGCCGTTATGGCTATGGTGGGTTCCCTTCCGGATGAGTGGAAAAACATTGATATCCTGGTCAATAATGCCGGGAATGCGCATGGGCTGGGTACCATTGATGAAGGGGATACAGACGACTGGGATGCGATGATCGATGGGAATGTAAAGGGCTTGTTGTATGTTTCGAAAGCGGTAATTCCGCTGATGCTGGAAATCGGGAAAGGCCACATCGTTAATATCAGTTCAATCGCCGGGAAACAAACGTATGTCAACGGGGCGGTATATTGTGCGTCCAAAGCGGCGGTGGAGGTATTAAGTGAAGGAATGCGGCTGGAACTCACACAGCATGGTATCAAAGTTACCAATGTAGCCCCAGGAGCCGTTGAAACTGAGTTTTCACTGGTCAGGTTTAAGGGAGATGAAGACCGAGCCGAAAAAGTTTACCAGGGTTTTGAGCCGCTTAAGCCGGAGGATATTGCTGATGCGATCCTGTACGCCATTAACGCTCCGGCACGGGTGACCGTAGCCGATATCACCTTGCTGGCAGGGGCTCAGTCGGCTGCTACTACGATCTACAGAAAATAG
- a CDS encoding S41 family peptidase has translation MNQESPERHIRNSKGTIRLPIIVSITLVAGMLIGSTFFSGGKKLTDVAKGYAKFREVLMLVENNYVDSVNTEELVDYSITKMLEKLDPHTAYFNSEEATAARSQLESGFDGIGVEFNIYNDTVYVVTPLSGGPSEAAGILSGDRIMSVNKEPLSGPGVTNAQVYKLLRGKRGTKVEITIERVGLADKMDFAVVRDRIPTYSVDAAYMVDSEVGYIKVSRFSETTFDEFKTALKTLKADGLKKLILDLRGNPGGYMERATSMADEFISGDKLLVYTEGKDSRFDRKTRSHVDGNFEKGPVIVLVDEGSASASEILAGALQDHDRALIVGRRSYGKGLVQMPVKLSDGSELRLTISRYYTPSGRSIQKPYELGKGDDYSQDLSHRYESGELFNADSIKFDKTKEYKTDGGRIVYGGGGITPDVFVPRDTTLNSKYLVELYSKNIIREYALRYANENQKKLEKQTFDEYLNSFQISDAMLSELVKDATRAGIRLNEKELNHSKPVIQSQTKAIIGRYVWGRKQKGGLNNEVYRVLNPTDNVYQRAVLLFGKASELEEGNFSSLNTRK, from the coding sequence ATGAATCAAGAAAGTCCTGAGCGGCACATCCGTAATTCGAAGGGCACCATACGTTTGCCGATTATTGTCAGTATTACCCTTGTGGCAGGGATGCTCATTGGCAGTACGTTTTTCAGCGGAGGGAAAAAGCTGACGGACGTAGCAAAAGGTTATGCCAAGTTCAGGGAGGTGCTGATGCTGGTAGAAAATAATTATGTGGATTCTGTCAATACCGAGGAACTGGTCGATTATTCGATCACCAAAATGCTGGAAAAGCTGGATCCGCATACTGCTTATTTCAATTCGGAAGAGGCAACTGCAGCGCGCTCACAGCTGGAATCGGGTTTTGACGGGATAGGAGTTGAATTTAATATTTACAATGATACCGTATACGTGGTCACGCCACTGAGCGGGGGGCCCTCTGAGGCAGCAGGAATATTGAGCGGCGACAGGATCATGTCTGTCAACAAAGAGCCGTTGTCGGGCCCTGGTGTTACCAATGCTCAGGTATACAAGCTGCTGCGGGGTAAACGGGGCACCAAGGTTGAAATCACGATTGAACGCGTGGGCCTGGCCGATAAGATGGATTTTGCAGTAGTGCGTGACCGCATCCCGACCTATTCGGTAGATGCGGCCTATATGGTAGATAGCGAGGTGGGATATATCAAGGTCAGCCGTTTTTCCGAGACTACGTTTGATGAGTTTAAAACCGCGCTGAAAACACTGAAAGCAGATGGCCTCAAAAAGCTGATTCTGGACCTGCGCGGAAATCCGGGCGGATATATGGAGCGCGCTACCAGCATGGCCGATGAATTTATTTCAGGGGATAAGCTCCTGGTTTATACAGAAGGAAAAGACAGCCGGTTTGACCGTAAAACACGCTCGCATGTAGACGGCAATTTTGAAAAGGGGCCGGTTATTGTACTGGTGGATGAAGGCAGTGCCTCTGCTTCGGAAATCCTGGCAGGTGCTTTGCAGGATCATGACCGGGCGCTGATCGTTGGACGGAGATCTTATGGCAAAGGCTTGGTACAAATGCCGGTCAAACTTTCGGATGGCTCTGAACTGCGCCTTACTATTTCAAGATATTACACGCCGAGCGGTCGCAGTATTCAAAAGCCTTATGAACTGGGCAAGGGAGATGATTACAGCCAGGATCTGTCGCACAGATATGAAAGCGGAGAGCTTTTTAATGCGGATAGTATCAAATTTGATAAAACCAAGGAATATAAAACCGACGGAGGGCGGATCGTATATGGCGGTGGAGGCATCACGCCGGATGTGTTTGTTCCCAGGGATACCACGCTGAACAGTAAGTACCTGGTGGAGCTTTACTCCAAAAACATTATCCGGGAATATGCCTTAAGGTATGCCAATGAAAATCAGAAAAAACTGGAAAAACAGACATTTGACGAGTACCTGAATTCATTCCAGATATCTGATGCCATGCTATCAGAACTGGTAAAGGATGCTACAAGAGCAGGTATCCGGCTCAATGAAAAGGAACTGAACCATTCTAAACCGGTTATTCAGTCGCAGACAAAAGCCATTATCGGAAGGTATGTATGGGGCAGGAAGCAAAAAGGTGGCCTGAATAACGAGGTATACCGCGTGTTAAATCCAACAGACAATGTGTACCAGCGGGCAGTATTACTTTTTGGAAAGGCTTCCGAACTTGAAGAAGGGAATTTCAGTAGTTTGAACACAAGGAAATAG
- a CDS encoding acetoacetate--CoA ligase produces the protein MSTEIQLQPLWKPGRSLLEQSNLKKYMDWLFVKKGLYFRSYHDLWEWSVTDLEDFWESLWQYFNIKSHDLYLEVIQRPQTGMIGTRWFSRSKLNYAEHIFRNKTKERPALMFQSEKTELEKISWETLEAQVAAVSAWLRQKGIKPGDRVAAVLPNSPQAVIAFLATNAVGAVWSSCSPDFGLAGIVDRFRQIEPKVLFLSDGYSYNGKIYDASLIHHELSAALTSLRDIVQVSYIGGQLKPERTTSWEDILHLPNQGIDFEAVPFDHPIWILYSSGTTGKPKAITHSVGGCLLEHLKSLSLHQNVKPGDRYFWNSTTGWMMWNYALGSLLCGTTLVLYDGAPMYPSSQVLWTLAETAKITHFGNGAAYYIACMKAGVSIASERLKSLETIGSTGSPLTPEAFQWIYKYVKKDVWLISLSGGTDVCSAFVGGCPILPVYPGEIQCRTLGCKVEAFDENGKPVLDELGEMVITQPMPSMPIYFWGDETNERYENSYFDTYPKVWRHGDWIKITSRNSVIIYGRSDATLNRGGVRIGTAEIYNAVESFPEVKDSLAVYLEKSDGGGTISLFVVLTKDKVLDDDLKARIKDALRTGYSPRHVPDTIEQVKDIPYTISGKKMEAPIKKILMGMDPAKYINTETMRNPESLKEFL, from the coding sequence ATGTCAACGGAAATTCAGTTACAACCGTTATGGAAGCCGGGCCGCAGTTTATTGGAACAGTCCAATCTGAAGAAGTATATGGACTGGCTTTTTGTAAAAAAGGGCCTTTATTTTCGTTCATATCATGATTTGTGGGAATGGTCGGTAACTGACCTGGAGGATTTCTGGGAAAGCCTCTGGCAGTACTTCAATATTAAGTCACACGATTTATACCTCGAAGTTATACAGCGTCCACAAACGGGAATGATCGGTACACGGTGGTTTTCCCGGTCCAAGCTTAATTATGCCGAACATATTTTCCGCAACAAAACAAAGGAGAGGCCCGCTCTGATGTTCCAGTCGGAGAAAACCGAACTGGAAAAAATCTCCTGGGAAACCCTGGAAGCACAGGTTGCGGCCGTGTCGGCCTGGCTGAGGCAAAAGGGAATAAAACCGGGAGACCGCGTGGCGGCTGTTCTGCCCAATAGCCCGCAGGCTGTCATTGCATTTCTGGCAACCAATGCAGTTGGGGCCGTATGGTCTTCCTGTTCGCCGGACTTTGGGCTGGCAGGTATTGTTGACAGATTTCGTCAGATCGAACCGAAGGTACTTTTTCTGAGTGACGGGTATTCTTATAACGGCAAGATATATGACGCGTCATTAATCCATCACGAATTATCCGCTGCGCTTACTTCTCTTAGGGACATCGTTCAGGTATCCTATATTGGTGGCCAGCTCAAGCCGGAAAGGACCACTTCCTGGGAAGATATCCTTCATTTGCCTAATCAGGGGATTGATTTTGAAGCTGTTCCGTTTGACCACCCGATATGGATACTATACTCGTCGGGTACCACGGGCAAACCCAAAGCCATTACCCACAGCGTTGGAGGCTGTTTGCTGGAACACTTGAAGTCGCTGTCGCTGCACCAGAATGTGAAGCCGGGCGACCGGTATTTCTGGAATTCCACAACGGGATGGATGATGTGGAATTATGCACTTGGATCGTTGTTGTGCGGAACCACGCTGGTACTCTATGACGGCGCACCCATGTACCCTTCTTCGCAGGTACTGTGGACGCTGGCCGAAACAGCAAAGATTACGCATTTTGGCAATGGCGCAGCGTATTACATCGCATGCATGAAGGCTGGCGTAAGTATTGCGTCTGAACGACTTAAAAGTCTGGAAACGATCGGATCCACGGGCTCACCGCTTACCCCCGAAGCTTTTCAGTGGATTTATAAATATGTTAAAAAGGATGTCTGGCTTATTTCTCTGAGCGGCGGTACCGATGTGTGCAGCGCATTTGTGGGAGGGTGTCCCATATTACCCGTTTACCCGGGAGAGATCCAGTGCCGGACGCTGGGATGCAAGGTGGAAGCTTTTGACGAAAACGGGAAACCGGTGCTGGATGAGTTGGGGGAAATGGTAATTACACAACCCATGCCGTCCATGCCCATTTATTTTTGGGGAGATGAGACTAACGAACGTTATGAAAACAGTTATTTTGATACTTATCCCAAGGTATGGCGGCATGGCGACTGGATTAAAATTACCAGCCGCAACTCGGTCATTATTTATGGCCGTTCGGACGCTACGCTCAACCGCGGAGGGGTGAGAATAGGAACGGCGGAAATTTATAATGCCGTTGAAAGTTTTCCTGAAGTGAAAGACAGCCTGGCGGTATACCTGGAAAAATCGGATGGAGGAGGGACTATCTCCCTGTTTGTGGTGCTGACCAAAGATAAGGTACTGGACGACGATCTGAAAGCACGTATAAAAGATGCGCTGCGTACCGGATACAGCCCACGTCACGTACCGGATACCATCGAGCAGGTGAAAGATATCCCCTATACCATCAGCGGGAAAAAAATGGAAGCACCGATCAAAAAAATACTGATGGGCATGGACCCGGCAAAATACATCAATACCGAAACCATGCGGAATCCGGAATCGTTGAAGGAGTTTTTGTGA
- a CDS encoding pseudouridine synthase, producing the protein MRKRINTPRDAKASRPAAGNQSSFRKRSGDAPKWEVESRFSKPSIKKSSLRTSNAAPAPERPARKPGTRKEGDWNSFPRQGEDKPKRYGKTGHAKPYSEGRSFDRPDRDKPFRSFEKSDDTRSFRPKRDTENGDRPAYDGSTTRKFGKSSFEARDRSKPSFGDKKPYGKPSFDKSRDTDRKDYTDRQEGADKPFRAREDRPAYGKPEFRRNDAEKRFEKPFERTSSREDRPAREESAGKREGKISGTERRVGRFENAPRYNLSDYEKKNGGKQQKQEKSDYIRLNRYIANAGICSRREADDLISSGQISVNGKTVTEMGYKVQLSDVVKYGKRALNPEKMVYILINKPKDYITTTDDPEERKTVLDLIEGACQERVYPVGRLDRNTTGLLLLTNDGELAEKLTHPSSGIKKIYQAELDKPITNEDFELLQHGLELEDGFIHPDEVGIVTPDAMVVGLEIHSGRNRIVRRMFEHLGYEVQKLDRTVFAGLNKKDLPRGKWRFLSEKEVIKLKFMM; encoded by the coding sequence ATGAGAAAAAGAATTAACACCCCCAGAGATGCCAAGGCATCCCGCCCGGCTGCGGGCAACCAGAGTTCCTTCAGAAAAAGAAGCGGAGATGCTCCGAAGTGGGAAGTTGAAAGCCGTTTCAGCAAGCCATCCATTAAAAAATCCAGTCTGAGAACCTCAAATGCAGCTCCGGCTCCCGAAAGGCCAGCCAGGAAACCTGGCACCCGTAAAGAGGGAGACTGGAACTCGTTCCCAAGACAGGGAGAAGACAAACCGAAGCGTTACGGAAAAACAGGCCACGCAAAGCCTTATTCCGAAGGCCGGAGCTTCGACAGACCCGACAGGGACAAGCCATTCCGTTCTTTTGAAAAATCGGATGATACGCGCAGCTTCAGGCCAAAAAGAGATACCGAAAACGGTGATCGCCCGGCATACGATGGCTCTACAACCAGAAAATTCGGAAAATCCTCTTTTGAAGCAAGAGATCGTTCCAAACCATCTTTCGGAGATAAAAAACCATACGGCAAGCCTTCATTTGATAAAAGCAGAGATACTGACAGGAAGGACTATACCGATAGACAAGAGGGTGCCGACAAACCTTTCAGAGCAAGAGAGGACAGACCGGCCTATGGAAAACCTGAGTTCAGGAGAAACGATGCAGAGAAGCGTTTCGAAAAACCATTTGAAAGAACCTCATCGAGAGAAGACCGCCCGGCGAGGGAAGAGTCTGCCGGTAAAAGAGAGGGTAAAATCTCTGGTACAGAAAGGCGCGTCGGAAGGTTTGAAAATGCTCCGCGTTACAACCTGAGCGATTACGAAAAAAAAAACGGAGGTAAGCAGCAAAAGCAGGAGAAATCGGACTACATCAGGCTGAACCGCTACATTGCCAACGCCGGGATATGTTCGAGACGTGAAGCAGATGATCTGATTTCTTCGGGTCAGATTTCGGTAAATGGAAAAACCGTTACCGAAATGGGTTATAAAGTGCAGTTATCGGACGTGGTAAAGTACGGCAAACGTGCCTTGAATCCAGAGAAAATGGTATACATCCTCATCAATAAACCAAAGGATTATATCACTACAACGGACGATCCGGAAGAACGCAAAACGGTATTGGACCTTATTGAAGGAGCCTGCCAGGAAAGAGTTTATCCTGTGGGCCGCCTGGACAGAAATACCACGGGCTTGCTGTTGCTGACCAATGACGGGGAACTTGCTGAGAAACTGACACATCCGTCGAGTGGTATCAAAAAAATATATCAGGCAGAGCTGGATAAACCCATTACCAATGAGGATTTTGAATTACTTCAGCATGGGCTAGAACTGGAAGACGGTTTCATTCATCCTGATGAAGTTGGTATCGTAACACCGGATGCAATGGTGGTAGGCCTGGAAATTCACAGCGGACGTAACAGAATTGTACGTCGTATGTTTGAACATCTGGGTTATGAGGTACAAAAACTTGACAGAACTGTATTTGCAGGATTAAATAAGAAAGATCTGCCCCGTGGAAAATGGAGATTCTTATCTGAAAAAGAGGTAATTAAGCTCAAATTTATGATGTAA